In a genomic window of Caloenas nicobarica isolate bCalNic1 chromosome 1, bCalNic1.hap1, whole genome shotgun sequence:
- the TAPBPL gene encoding tapasin-related protein, whose product MAGGLRLLRGALGVRGAPHLGGALALCGVLPLLLRGAAPALAAGPAQAPTPAPPFRRVDIALSCSYLGEDAGGSLRASGGSSSKHPATLVLRGVSVRDDGNLDDVTEYKAPQKKPDSYSPVVFEASAQSISIPHAESLLHTDCDGEEVNCEISPYSPQQAGEGPCQTSWFIATLRLSSGISIALVLRGPHCSSQEEHRATLHPKLRIPMSEEGTLLTTVEFQSSSRNTSLRTHLGSSVTLDCHFALAPSSTLSSLEWRRQHRGSGRRLFWYELGSIGSAAPSKVHVDVAELLGSGDASLSLQEVSVGDEGTYICLVSTPLHKAQHNIHLQVAEPPRVHLIPEVVSFERGVTTTLTCNIAGYYPLDVSVSWTKKTPKKAKIPLSNARFSSHRQSRDGTYSITSYLSISSATAQAPATYSCHVSHLALEKPISVSAHLKAPEQTGSEGLLGSFIATIIFIVVLFIVLGRRAAKPESEQLPKASE is encoded by the exons ATGgccggggggctgcggctgctgcgCGGGGCCCTGGGTGTCCGGGGGGCCCCGCATCTCGGCGGGGCCCTGGCGCTGTGCGGGGTCCTGCCGCTGCTGctccgcggggccgcgccggcccTGGCGGCGG GGCCAGCGCAAGCTCCCACACCAGCGCCTCCATTTCGCAGGGTGGATATCGCCCTGAGCTGCTCCTACCTGGGGGAAGATGCGGGGGGCTCGCTGCGTGCCTCCGGCGGCTCGTCCTCCAAGCATCCTGCCACCCTCGTGCTGAGGGGTGTCAGCGTCAGAGATGACGGGAACTTGGATGATGTGACGGAGTACAAAGCCCCACAGAAAAAACCGGACTCCTATTCTCCCGTTGTCTTTGAAGCCTCAG CCCAGTCAATATCCATCCCACATGCAGAGTCCTTGCTGCACACTGActgtgatggggaggaggtgaACTGCGAGATCTCTCCATACAGCCCCCAGCAGGCTGGCGAGGGGCCCTGCCAAACCTCCTGGTTCATCGCAACCCTGCGGCTCTCCAGCGGGATCAGTATCGCCCTCGTGCTCAGAGGACCAcactgcagcagccaggaggaGCACCGTGCAACACTGCACCCAAAGCTGAGGATTCCTATGAGCGAGGAGGGGACATTGCTGACCACAG TTGAGTTTCAGTCGTCGTCACGCAACACTTCCCTGCGCACGCATCTTGGCAGCTCCGTCACCCTCGACTGCCACTTTGCCTTGGCTCCCAGCTCCACATTGTCCTCCCTGGAGTGGAGGAGGCAGCACCGAGGAAGCGGCCGGAGACTTTTCTGGTATGAACTGGGGAGCATAGGCTCAGCAGCACCGTCAAAAGTCCATGTGGatgtggcagagctgctgggaagtgGAGACGCATCACTTAGCCTGCAAGAAGTGAGCGTGGGAGATGAAGGGACATACATCTGTTTGGTGTCCACCCCACTGCACAAGGCCCAGCACAACATCCATCTTCAAGTGGCCG AGCCTCCAAGAGTTCATTTGATTCCAGAAGTGGTGTCATTTGAGAGAGGTGTGACTACTACTCTGACCTGCAACATTGCTGGCTATTACCCTTTGGACGTCTCGGTGAGCTGGACTAAGAAGACTCCTAAGAAAGCAAAAATCCCTCTCTCAAATGCACGTTTCTCCAGCCACCGGCAAAGCCGTGATGGCACCTACAGCATCACCTCCTACCTCAGCATCAGCTCAGCCACAGCACAGGCACCAGCCACCTACAGCTGCCATGTTTCACACCTGGCCCTGGAAAAGCCCATCTCTGTGAGTGCCCATCTTAAGGCACCAG agcaaacgGGATCAGAAGGACTGCTGGGGAGTTTCATTGCTACCATCATTTTCATCGTTGTCCTCTTCATTGTGCTCGGGAGAAGAGCAG ctAAACCAGAGTCTGAGCAACTTCCAAAGGCTTCAGAATAG
- the FBXO40 gene encoding F-box only protein 40, with protein sequence MIKHQAQKAPPGQHRHCERCFNRQCRAPIELSISCMVISCRSHCGATFHMCKEEEHQLLCPLEQVPCLNSAYGCPFSMARFKLAKHLQVCPASVVCCSMEWNRWPNVDSDTTLHKNIMKETLNEECLDTALALRDQKILFRTLKIANLFPEWRKKDEVEELTDEAIDGEEGAVGGVACGSQASDNQLSELSQHERELLAKDKESMDLGSYKTWENIFSKELLACKVTGSADSTGQKTEEASKKTASAPHATSSTEKAKKVPDSAEEAKDPKPEQVTPNTEMTGLAPWQEGVLERLKKEVGVGDYNMYLVHHGGMLIRFGQLAACTPKEKDFVYGNLEAQEVKTVYTFKVPVSYCGKRARLGDALGHKMPTSDKSVDTSELGINIEDLPKTNIVKATLLCALEKELKGHEISEARGIDGLFVDFATQTYNFPLEPFSSNAVLADILDEKSPPELHVELYTECVTRRHNKSSSAFTFTCSHFFRRDEFPSHFKNVHTDIQSCLDGWFQHRCPLAYLGCTFVQNHFRPDGLKAKVIYSKTLNTFAIRPEVDTLLAESEKCISTVANRSRNKDSLSSLPVEVLKYIAGFLDSFSLSQLSQVSVLMRDICATLLQERGMVLLVWEKKRYSHGGTSWRARKKIWQFSSLFSRVNKWQHNDITCMSEHLKNCPFYQVEHKTDPVLLTGMCESREQTQKTLVSTFKRRL encoded by the exons ATGATTAAG CACCAAGCTCAGAAAGCTCCCCCTGGGCAGCACAGGCACTGTGAGAGATGTTTCAACCGGCAGTGCCGTGCACCAATTGAGCTCTCCATCTCCTGCATGGTGATCAGCTGCCGCTCTCACTGTGGGGCCACCTTCCACATGTGCAAGGAGGAGGAACACCAATTGCTCTGTCCCCTAGAGCAGGTCCCCTGCCTCAACTCAGCCTATGGCTGCCCTTTTTCCATGGCCCGTTTTAAGCTGGCGAAGCACCTCCAGGTCTGTCCAGCCAGTGTTGTCTGCTGCTCGATGGAGTGGAATCGCTGGCCAAATGTGGATTCAGACACAACCCTTCACAAGAACATTATGAAGGAGACCTTGAATGAAGAGTGCCTGGACACAGCCTTGGCACTCAGAGACCAGAAGATACTTTTCAGGACTTTGAAAATAGCCAACTTGTTTCCAGagtggaggaaaaaggatgaaGTGGAAGAGCTAACAGATGAAGCCATTGATGGGGAAGAAGGTGCTGTGGGAGGAGTAGCCTGTGGTTCCCAAGCGAGTGACAACCAGTTGTCTGAGCTCAGCCAACATGAACGTGAACTGTTGGCAAAGGACAAAGAGAGTATGGATCTGGGGAGTTACAAAACATGGGAGAACATTTTCAGCAAAGAGCTCCTGGCTTGCAAGGTAACAGGATCAGCAGACAGCACAGGACAAAAGACAGAGGAAGCTTCCAAGAAAACAGCGTCAGCCCCTCATGCTACCAGCTCCacagagaaggcaaagaaaGTACCTGACAGTGCAGAAGAGGCAAAGGACCCAAAGCCTGAACAAGTAACACCAAATACAGAAATGACAGGACTGGCTCCTTGGCAAGAAGGTGTCCTGGAGAGGCTGAAGAAGGAAGTTGGTGTAGGTGATTACAACATGTATCTGGTACATCATGGGGGAATGCTCATCCGCTTTGGCCAGCTAGCTGCTTGCACTCCCAAAGAAAAAGACTTCGTCTATGGGAACTTGGAAGCTCAGGAGGTGAAAACTGTCTACACCTTCAAAGTGCCAGTTAGTTACTGTGGCAAAAGAGCACGACTAGGAGATGCACTGGGCCACAAGATGCCAACTTCAGACAAGTCAGTGGATACCTCAGAACTGGGAATAAACATAGAAGACCTGCCTAAGACAAATATAGTTAAAGCCACACTGCTGTGTGCACTGGAAAAAGAACTGAAAGGCCATGAGATCTCTGAAGCAAGGGGTATCGATGGACTCTTTGTGGATTTCGCAACACAGACATACAACTTTCCTCTGGAGCCCTTCTCCTCCAATGCTGTTCTAGCAGATATTCTGGATGAAAAAAGCCCACCAGAACTCCATGTGGAGCTCTACACTGAATGTGTAACCAGAAGACACAACAAAAGCAGTTCAGCTTTCACATTCACTTGCAGCCATTTCTTCAGGAGGGATGAGTTCCCGTCCCACTTCAAGAACGTGCACACTGATATCCAGTCATGTCTGGATGGATGGTTCCAGCATCGCTGCCCACTGGCCTACCTGGGATGTACTTTTGTTCAAAATCACTTCCGCCCTGATGGACTTAAGGCCAAGGTTATATACAGCAAGACTCTCAATACATTTGCTATTAGGCCAGAAGTAGACACCCTCCTTGCTGAATCAGAGAAGTGCATTTCCACAGTGGCTAATCGAAGCAGAAATAAGGACTCACTAAGCAGCCTCCCAGTGGAAGTGCTCAAGTACATTGCGGGGTTCTTGGACAGCTTCAGTTTATCTCAGCTATCACAAGTGTCAGTGCTAATGAGGGACATCTGTGCCACTCTTCTTCAAGAGAGGGGAATGGTCCTGCTcgtctgggagaaaaaaaggtattcCCATGGCGGTACATCATGGAGAGCTCGCAAAAAG ATCTGGCAGTTCAGCAGCCTCTTCTCTAGAGTTAACAAGTGGCAGCACAATGACATCACGTGCATGTCAGAGCACCTGAAGAACTGTCCCTTCTACCAAGTGGAGCACAAGACGGACCCCGTGCTGCTGACAGGCATGTGTGAATCTCGAGAGCAAACTCAAAAGACTTTGGTTTCTACTTTCAAGCGCAGACTCTGA